A genomic stretch from Saccharomyces paradoxus chromosome XVI, complete sequence includes:
- the RVB2 gene encoding RuvB family ATP-dependent DNA helicase reptin (ATP-dependent DNA helicase, also known as reptin~similar to YPL235W) — MSIQTSDPNETSDLKSLSLIAAHSHITGLGLDENLQPRPTSEGMVGQLQARRAAGVILKMVQNGTIAGRAVLVAGPPSTGKTALAMGVSQSLGKDVPFTAIAGSEIFSLELSKTEALTQAFRKSIGIKIKEETELIEGEVVEIQIDRSITGGHKQGKLTIKTTDMETIYELGNKMIDGLTKEKVLAGDVISIDKASGKITKLGRSFARSRDYDAMGADTRFVQCPEGELQKRKTVVHTVSLHEIDVINSRTQGFLALFTGDTGEIRSEVRDQINTKVAEWKEEGKAEIVPGVLFIDEVHMLDIECFSFINRALEDEFAPIVMMATNRGVSKTRGTNYKSPHGLPLDLLDRSIIITTKSYNEQEIKTILSIRAQEEEVELASDALDLLTKTGVETSLRYSSNLISVAQQIAMKRKNNTVEVEDVKRAYLLFLDSARSVKYVQENESQYIDDQGNVQISIAKSADPDAMDTTE; from the coding sequence ATGTCAATTCAAACTAGTGATCCGAATGAAACATCAGATTTGAAGTCGTTATCTTTGATTGCTGCTCACTCCCATATTACAGGCTTAGGTCTCGATGAAAACTTGCAACCACGCCCTACATCTGAAGGTATGGTCGGGCAATTGCAAGCCCGTCGTGCTGCCGGTGTGATACTGAAAATGGTACAGAATGGCACCATAGCAGGTAGGGCTGTCTTGGTGGCGGGCCCCCCTTCAACTGGTAAGACCGCCCTTGCCATGGGTGTTTCCCAGTCTCTGGGTAAAGATGTACCTTTCACTGCCATTGCGGGCTCAGAAATCTTCTCTTTAGAATTGAGTAAAACTGAAGCACTAACTCAAGCTTTTAGGAAATCCATCGgtatcaaaatcaaagaagaaacagaatTGATTGAAGGTGAAGTTGTGGAAATCCAAATTGATAGATCTATTACTGGCGGCCACAAACAAGGTAAACTAACTATTAAAACCACCGATATGGAAACAATTTATGAATTAGGTAACAAAATGATTGATGGCTTAACTAAAGAAAAGGTATTAGCTGGCGATGTTATTTCTATTGATAAAGCAAGTGGGAAGATTACCAAGCTAGGCAGATCCTTTGCGAGGTCTAGAGATTATGATGCCATGGGCGCTGATACCAGATTTGTTCAATGTCCAGAAGGTGAACtacaaaaaaggaaaacagtGGTTCACACGGTGTCCCTGCACGAAATTGATGTTATTAATTCAAGAACTCAAGGATTTTTGGCATTATTTACTGGTGACACTGGTGAAATTAGGTCAGAGGTAAGAGACCAAATAAACACAAAAGTGGCAGaatggaaagaagaaggcaAAGCAGAAATTGTTCCTGGTgtattatttattgatgaagtgCACATGTTGGATATTGAGTGTTTTTCCTTCATAAATAGGgctttggaagatgaaTTTGCTCCTATCGTCATGATGGCTACAAATAGAGGTGTTTCCAAAACCAGAGGGACCAACTACAAATCTCCACATGGGCTACCTCTCGATCTTTTGGACCGGTCGATCATTATTACAACCAAAAGCTataatgaacaagaaattaaGACAATTTTATCTATAAGGGCACAAGAGGAGGAAGTTGAGCTGGCATCAGATGCCTTAGATCTATTGACCAAGACAGGTGTGGAAACTAGTTTGCGTTACAGCAGTAATCTAATCTCCGTTGCTCAGCAAATTGCcatgaagagaaaaaacaataCCGTTGAAGTGGAAGATGTCAAAAGAGCTTATTTGTTATTCTTGGACAGTGCCAGATCTGTCAAGTATGTTCAAGAAAACGAGTCACAGTACATTGATGATCAGGGCAACGTTCAAATATCCATTGCTAAGTCAGCAGATCCTGACGCCATGGATACTACGGAATAA
- the VMA11 gene encoding H(+)-transporting V0 sector ATPase subunit c' (Vacuolar ATPase V0 domain subunit c'~similar to YPL234C), translating to MSTQLASNIYAPLYAPFFGFAGCAAAMVLSCLGAAIGTAKSGIGIAGIGTFKPELIMKSLIPVVMSGILAIYGLVVAVLIAGNLSPTEDYTLFNGFMHLSCGLCVGFACLSSGYAIGMVGDVGVRKYMHQPRLFVGIVLILIFSEVLGLYGMIVALILNTRGSE from the coding sequence ATGTCAACGCAACTCGCAAGTAACATATATGCTCCATTGTACGCTCCCTTTTTCGGGTTTGCAGGTTGTGCAGCTGCTATGGTGCTTTCCTGTTTGGGAGCAGCCATTGGTACAGCTAAGTCAGGTATTGGTATTGCCGGTATAGGTACTTTCAAACCAGAATTGATCATGAAGTCTTTGATTCCTGTGGTTATGAGTGGTATCTTAGCCATTTATGGGCTTGTTGTGGCCGTTTTAATTGCAGGTAATTTATCTCCTACCGAAGACTACACTCTGTTCAATGGTTTCATGCACCTAAGTTGTGGACTCTGTGTGGGATTTGCCTGCTTGAGTAGTGGCTACGCCATTGGTATGGTCGGTGATGTTGGTGTTAGAAAGTATATGCATCAACCAAGGCTTTTTGTCGGTATCGTTTTGATTCTAATTTTCTCTGAAGTTTTAGGGTTATATGGTATGATTGTagctttgattttgaacaCTAGAGGCTCTGAATGA
- the NSL1 gene encoding MIND complex subunit NSL1 (Essential component of the MIND kinetochore complex~similar to YPL233W) → MSQGQSKKLDVTVEQLRSIYHQFHDILEEKTDLHLPKKDHDDDAVRREVQIQLQEFLLSAMTMASKSLEVVNADIVGKTVKQLIMESQEKYMEPFDLDLNEQVRKMYQEWEDETVKVAQLRQTGPAKINEVYNNSKDEYLTQLDGRIGVLQARMAEQQSVDHNNNADEADDQIKWEHIKDDYGASLNELYETQQDLPQVRYNVEKVRRLMDYLEKE, encoded by the coding sequence ATGTCACAAGGTCAGTCCAAAAAACTGGACGTAACTGTTGAACAGCTTCGAAGTATATACCACCAGTTTCATGATATCTTGGAGGAGAAAACAGATTTGCATCTGCCGAAGAAGGACCACGACGATGACGCTGTTAGGAGAGAGGTCCAGATACAGTTAcaagaatttcttttgagcGCCATGACGATGGCTTCGAAATCATTAGAAGTGGTCAACGCTGACATAGTAGGAAAGACAGTAAAACAACTGATTATGGAATCACAAGAGAAGTACATGGAGCCCTTTGATCTGGACCTGAATGAGCAAGTTAGGAAAATGTATCAAGAATGGGAAGACGAAACCGTTAAGGTGGCCCAGTTGAGGCAAACGGGGCCTGCCAAAATCAACGAAGTGTACAATAACTCAAAGGATGAATATTTGACACAATTGGATGGAAGAATCGGCGTCCTTCAAGCTAGAATGGCGGAACAGCAATCTGTAGACCACAATAATAATGCTGACGAGGCCGATGACCAAATCAAATGGGAGCATATCAAGGATGATTACGGGGCGTCACTGAATGAATTGTATGAAACACAGCAGGACTTACCCCAGGTAAGATATAACGTTGAAAAAGTCAGGCGTTTAATGGACTATTTGGAGAAAGAGTGA
- the SSO1 gene encoding syntaxin (Plasma membrane t-SNARE~similar to YPL232W), protein MSYNNPYQLETPFEESYELDEGSSAIGAEGHDFVGFMNKISQINRDLDKYDHTINQVDSLHKRLLTEVNEEQASHLRHSLDNFVAQATDLQFKLKNEIKSAQRDGIHDTNKQAQAENSRQRFLKLIQDYRIVDSNYKEENKEQAKRQYMIIQPEATEDEVEAAISDVGGQQIFSQALLNANRRGEAKTALAEVQARHQELLKLEKSMAELTQLFNDMEELVIEQQENVDVIDKNVEDAQLDVEQGVGHTDKAVKSARKARKNKIRCWLIVIAIIVIVVVVVVVPAVVKTR, encoded by the coding sequence ATGAGTTATAATAATCCATATCAGTTAGAGACCCCTTTTGAAGAGTCGTACGAGTTGGATGAAGGTTCTAGTGCTATCGGTGCAGAAGGCCATGATTTTGTGGGTTTCATGAATAAGATCAGTCAAATCAATCGCGATCTCGATAAGTACGACCATACCATCAATCAGGTCGATTCTTTGCACAAGAGGCTGCTGACTGAAGTTAACGAGGAGCAAGCAAGCCATTTAAGACACTCCTTGGACAACTTCGTCGCACAGGCCACAGACTTGCAGTTTAAACTGAAAAATGAGATTAAAAGTGCCCAAAGGGATGGGATACATGACACTAACAAGCAAGCTCAGGCGGAAAATTCCAGACAAAGATTCTTGAAGCTGATCCAGGACTACAGAATCGTGGATTCAAACTACAAGGAAGAGAATAAAGAACAAGCCAAGAGGCAGTATATGATCATTCAGCCAGAAGCCACCGAAGATGAAGTTGAAGCAGCCATAAGCGATGTAGGGGGTCAGCAGATCTTCTCACAGGCATTGTTGAACGCAAACAGGCGCGGGGAAGCCAAGACCGCTCTTGCGGAAGTCCAAGCAAGGCATCAAGAGTTATTGAAACTGGAAAAATCCATGGCTGAACTAACTCAATTGTTCAATGACATGGAAGAACTGGTAATAGAACAGCAAGAAAATGTCGACGTCATTGACAAGAATGTTGAAGACGCTCAACTCGACGTAGAACAAGGTGTCGGCCATACAGATAAAGCCGTCAAGAGTGCcagaaaagcaagaaagaacaagatCAGGTGTTGGTTGATTGTAATTGCCATCATCGTGATCGTTGTCGTTGTTGTCGTTGTGCCAGCCGTTGTCAAAACACGTTAA
- the FAS2 gene encoding trifunctional fatty acid synthase subunit FAS2 (Alpha subunit of fatty acid synthetase~similar to YPL231W) produces the protein MKPEVEQDLAHILLTELLAYQFASPVRWIETQDVFLKDFNTERVVEIGPSPTLAGMAQRTLKNKYESYDAALSLQRQILCYSKDAREIYYTPDPSELAAKEEPAKEEAPAPTTAASAPAPAAAAPAPVAAAAPVAAAPEIADEPVKASLLLHVLVAHKLKKPLDSIPMSKTIKDLVGGKSTVQNEILGDLGKEFGTTPEKPEETPLEELAETFQDTFSGALGKQSSSLLSRLISSKMPGGFTITVARKYLQTRWGLPSGRQDGVLLVALSNEPAARLGSEADAKAFLDSMAQKYASIVGVDLSSTASAAGAAGAGAGAGAAMIDAGALEEITKDHKVLARQQLQVLARYLKMDLDNGERKFLKEKDTVAELQAQLDYLNAELGEFFVNGVATSFSRKKARTFDSSWNWAKQSLLSLYFEIIHGVLKNVDREVVSEAINIMNRSNDALIKFMEYHISNTDETKGENYQLVKTLGEQLIENCKQVLDVDPVYKDVAKPTGPKTAIDKNGNITYSEEPREKVRKLSQYVQEMALGGPITKESQPTIEEDLTRVYKAISAQADKQDISSSTRVEFETLYSDLMKFLESSKEIDPSQTTQLAGMDVEDALDKDSTKEVASLPNKSTISKTVSSTIPRETIPFLHLRKKTPAGDWRYDRQLSSLFLDGLEKAAFNGVTFKDKYVLITGAGKGSIGAEVLQGLLQGGAKVVVTTSRFSKQVTDYYQSIYAKYGAKGSTLIVVPFNQGSKQDVEALIEFIYDTEKNGGLGWDLDAIIPFAAIPEQGIELENIDSKSEFAHRIMLTNILRMMGCVKKQKSARGIETRPAQVILPMSPNHGTFGGDGMYSESKLSLETLFNRWHSESWANQLTVCGAIIGWTRGTGLMSANNIIAEGIEKMGVRTFSQKEMAFNLLGLLTPDVVELCQKSPVMADLNGGLQFVPELKEFTAKLRKELVETSEVRKAVSIETALEHKVVNGSSADAAYAQVEVQPRANIQLDFPELKPYKQVKQIAPAELEGLLDLERVIVVTGFAEVGPWGSARTRWEMEAFGEFSLEGCVEMAWIMGFISYHNGNLKGRPYTGWVDSKTKEPVDDKDVKAKYESSILEHSGIRLIEAELFNGYNPEKKEMIQEVIVEEDLEPFEASKETAEQFKHQHGDKVDVFEIPETGEYSVKLLKGATLYIPKALRFDRLVAGQIPTGWSAKTYGISDDIISQVDPITLFVLVSVVEAFIASGITDPYEMYKYVHVSEVGNCSGSGMGGVSALRGMFKDRFKDEPVQNDILQESFINTMSAWVNMLLISSSGPIKTPVGACATSVESVDIGVETILAGKARICIVGGYDDFQEEGSFEFGNMKATSNTLEEFEHGRTPAEMSRPATTTRNGFMEAQGAGIQIIMQADLALKMGVPIYGIVAMAATATDKIGRSVPAPGKGILTTAREHHSSVKYASPNLNMKYRKRQLVTREAQIKDWVETELEALKLEAEEIPSEDQNEFLLERTREIHNEAESQLRAAQQQWGNDFYKRDPRIAPLRGALATYGLTIDDLGVASFHGTSTKANDKNESATINEMMKHLGRSEGNPVIGVFQKFLTGHPKGAAGAWMMNGALQILNSGIIPGNRNADNVDKILEQFEYVLYPSKTLKTDGVRAVSITSFGFGQKGGQAIVVHPDYLYGAITEDRYNEYVAKVSAREKSAYKFFHNGMIYNKLFVSKEHAPYTDELEEDVYLDPLARVSKDKKSGSLTFNSKNIQSKDSYINANTIETAKMIENMTKEKVSNGGVGVDVELITSINVENDTFIERNFTAQEIEYCNAQPSAQSSFAGTWSAKEAVFKSLGVRSLGGGAALKDIEIVRVNKNGPAVELHGNAKKVAEQAGITDVKVSISHDDLQAVAVAISTKK, from the coding sequence ATGAAGCCAGAAGTTGAGCAAGATTTAGCTCATATTTTGTTAACTGAATTGTTAGCTTATCAATTCGCCTCTCCTGTGAGATGGATTGAAACTCAAgatgtttttttgaaggatttCAACACTGAAAGAGTCGTTGAAATCGGTCCTTCTCCAACTTTGGCTGGGATGGCTCAAAGAACcttgaagaacaaatacGAATCTTACGATGCTGCTCTATCTTTGCAGAGACAAATCTTATGCTACTCCAAGGATGCCAGAGAGATTTACTATACTCCAGATCCATCTGAGCTAGCTGCAAAGGAAGAGCCCGCTAAGGAAGAAGCTCCTGCACCAACAACAGCTGCTAGCGCACCCGCCCCTGCCGCAGCAGCCCCAGCTCCTGTTGCAGCAGCAGCACCAGTCGCAGCAGCACCAGAGATCGCTGATGAACCTGTCAAGGCCTCTCTATTGTTGCACGTTTTGGTTGCTcacaaattgaaaaagccATTAGATTCCATCCCAATGTCCAAGACAATCAAAGACTTGGTCGGTGGTAAATCTACCGtccaaaatgaaattttgggTGATTTGGGTAAAGAGTTTGGTACTACTCCAGAAAAACCAGAAGAAACTCCATTAGAAGAATTGGCAGAAACCTTCCAAGACACCTTCTCTGGTGCATTGGGTAAGCAATCTTCTTCCCTATTGTCAAGATTAATCTCATCTAAGATGCCTGGTGGGTTTACCATTACCGTCGCTAGAAAATACCTACAAACCCGTTGGGGATTGCCATCTGGTAGACAAGATGGTGTCCTTTTGGTAGCTTTATCTAACGAGCCTGCTGCTCGTCTAGGTTCTGAAGCCGATGCCAAAGCCTTCTTGGACTCTATGGCTCAAAAATACGCTTCCATTGTTGGTGTTGACTTGTCGTCTACTGCTAGTGCTGCTGGTGCTGCCGGTGCCGGTGCCGGTGCCGGTGCTGCTATGATCGATGCCGGcgctttggaagaaataaCCAAAGACCACAAGGTTTTGGCCCGTCAACAACTGCAAGTGTTGGCTCGTTACTTGAAAATGGACTTGGATAACggtgaaagaaaattcttgaaggaaaaagataCCGTCGCCGAACTGCAAGCTCAATTGGATTACTTGAATGCCGAATTAGGTGAATTCTTTGTTAACGGTGTTGCTACCTCTTTCTCCAGAAAGAAGGCCAGAACTTTCGATTCCTCCTGGAATTGGGCTAAGCAATCTTTGTTATCATTGTATTTCGAGATAATTCATGGTGTCTTAAAGAATGTGGATAGAGAGGTCGTTAGTGAAGCTATTAATATTATGAACAGATCTAATGATGCTTTGATTAAATTTATGGAATACCATATCTCTAATACTGATGAAACAAAAGGTGAAAACTATCAATTGGTCAAGACCCTTGGTGAACAATTGATTGAAAACTGTAAACAAGTTTTGGATGTTGACCCAGTTTACAAAGATGTTGCTAAGCCTACCGGTCCAAAAACTGCTATCGATAAGAATGGTAACATTACTTACTCAGAAGAGCCAAGAGAAAAGGTCCGGAAACTCTCTCAATACGTACAAGAAATGGCTCTTGGTGGTCCAATCACTAAGGAATCTCAACCAACTATTGAAGAGGATTTGACCCGTGTTTACAAGGCAATCAGTGCTCAAGCCGACAAGCAAGATATTTCCAGCTCCACCAGAgttgaatttgaaacatTATATAGTGACTTGATGAAGTTCTTGGAAAGCTCCAAAGAAATCGATCCTTCCCAAACCACCCAATTAGCTGGCATGGATGTTGAAGATGCCCTGGACAAGGATTCCACCAAAGAAGTTGCTTCTCTGCCAAACAAATCTACCATCTCTAAGACAGTATCTTCAACTATTCCAAGAGAAACTATTCCATTCTTACATTTGAGAAAGAAGACTCCTGCCGGGGATTGGAGATATGACCGTCAACTTTCctctcttttcttggaTGGTTTGGAAAAGGCTGCCTTCAATGGTGTTACTTTCAAGGACAAATATGTCTTGATTACTGGTGCTGGTAAGGGCTCTATTGGTGCTGAAGTCTTGCAAGGCTTATTACAGGGTGGTGCTAAGGTTGTTGTTACCACCTCTCGTTTCTCTAAGCAAGTTACAGACTACTACCAATCAATTTACGCCAAATATGGTGCTAAGGGTTCTACTCTGATTGTTGTTCCATTCAACCAAGGTTCTAAGCAGGATGTTGAAGCTTTGATTGAATTTATCTACGACACTGAAAAGAATGGTGGTCTAGGTTGGGATCTAGATGCTATTATTCCGTTTGCGGCAATTCCAGAACAAGGCAttgaattagaaaatattgattcTAAGTCTGAGTTTGCTCATAGAATCATGTTAACCAACATCTTGAGAATGATGGGTTGCGTTAAGAAGCAAAAATCTGCTAGAGGTATTGAAACAAGACCAGCACAAGTCATCCTACCAATGTCTCCAAACCATGGTACTTTTGGTGGTGATGGTATGTACTCAGAATCCAAGTTGTCTTTGGAAACTTTATTCAACAGATGGCACTCTGAATCCTGGGCCAACCAATTGACCGTTTGCGGTGCTATTATCGGTTGGACTAGAGGTACTGGGTTGATGAGTGCTAATAACATCATTGCTGAAGGCATTGAAAAGATGGGTGTTCGTACTTTCtctcaaaaagaaatggcaTTCAACTTGTTGGGTCTATTGACTCCAGACGTTGTCGAACTGTGCCAAAAATCTCCTGTTATGGCTGACTTGAATGGTGGTTTGCAATTTGTTCCAGAATTGAAGGAATTCACCGCTAAATTACGTAAGGAGTTGGTTGAAACTTCTGAAGTTAGAAAAGCTGTTTCCATCGAAACTGCTTTGGAACATAAGGTTGTCAACGGCAGTAGTGCTGATGCTGCATATGCTCAAGTCGAGGTTCAACCAAGAGCCAACATTCAACTGGACTTCCCAGAATTGAAACCATACAAGCAGGTTAAACAAATTGCTCCCGCTGAACTTGAAGGTTTGTTAGATTTGGAGAGagttattgttgttaccGGTTTTGCTGAAGTCGGCCCATGGGGTTCTGCCAGAACAAGATGGGAAATGGAAGCTTTTGGTGAATTTTCATTGGAAGGTTGCGTTGAAATGGCTTGGATAATGGGTTTCATTTCATACCATAACGGTAATTTGAAAGGTCGTCCATACACCGGTTGGGTTGATTCTAAGACGAAAGAACCAGTCGATGACAAGGACGTCAAGGCCAAATATGAATCATCTATCTTGGAACACAGTGGTATCAGATTGATCGAAGCAGAATTATTCAATGGTTATAACccagaaaagaaggaaatgatCCAAGAAGTTATTGTCGAAGAAGACTTGGAACCATTTGAAGCTTCTAAGGAAACTGCTGAACAATTCAAACACCAACATGGCGACAAGGTGGATGTCTTTGAAATTCCAGAAACAGGAGAATACTCTGTTAAGTTGCTAAAGGGCGCCACCTTATACATTCCAAAGGCCTTGAGATTTGACCGTTTGGTTGCTGGTCAAATCCCAACTGGTTGGAGTGCTAAGACATATGGTATTTCTGATGATATCATTTCTCAAGTCGACCCAATCacattatttgttttgGTCTCTGTTGTGGAAGCCTTTATTGCATCTGGTATCACCGATCCATACGAAATGTACAAATACGTTCATGTCTCTGAAGTTGGTAACTGTTCTGGTTCTGGTATGGGTGGTGTTTCTGCCCTCCGTGGTATGTTTAAGGACCGTTTCAAGGATGAGCCTGTCCAAAACGATATTTTGCAAGAATCATTTATCAACACCATGTCTGCTTGGGTTAACATGTTGTTGATTTCCTCATCCGGTCCAATTAAGACACCTGTTGGTGCCTGTGCCACATCCGTGGAATCTGTTGATATTGGTGTAGAAACCATCTTGGCTGGTAAGGCTAGAATTTGTATTGTCGGTGGTTACGATGATTTCCAGGAAGAAGGTTCTTTTGAGTTTGGTAACATGAAGGCCACTTCTAAtactttggaagaatttgaaCATGGTCGTACCCCAGCAGAAATGTCCAGACCTGCTACCACTACCCGTAATGGGTTCATGGAAGCTCAAGGTGCTGGTATCCAAATCATCATGCAAGCTGATTTAGCTTTAAAGATGGGTGTACCAATCTACGGTATTGTTGCTATGGCCGCTACCGCTACCGATAAGATTGGTAGATCTGTGCCAGCTCCAGGTAAGGGTATTTTGACCACTGCTCGTGAACACCATTCCAGTGTTAAGTATGCTTCACCAAATTTGAACATGAAGTACAGAAAGCGCCAATTGGTTACTCGTGAAGCTCAAATTAAAGATTGGGTAGAAACCGAATTGGAAGCATTGAAGTTGGAGGCTGAAGAAATTCCAAGCGAAGACcaaaatgaatttttgcTTGAACGTACCAGAGAAATCCATAACGAAGCTGAAAGTCAATTGAGAGCTGCACAACAACAATGGGGTAACGACTTCTACAAGAGGGATCCACGTATCGCTCCATTGAGAGGTGCCTTGGCCACTTACGGTTTAACTATTGATGACTTGGGTGTCGCTTCATTCCACGGTACATCCACAAAGGCTAATGACAAGAACGAATCTGCCACAATTAATGAAATGATGAAGCATTTGGGTAGATCTGAAGGTAACCCTGTCATTGgtgttttccaaaaattcttgacTGGTCATCCAAAGGGTGCTGCCGGTGCATGGATGATGAATGGTGCTTTGCAAATCCTAAACAGTGGTATTATCCCAGGTAACCGTAACGCTGATAACGTTGATAAGATCTTGGAGCAATTCGAATACGTCTTGTATCCATCTAAGACTTTAAAGACCGACGGTGTCAGAGCTGTATCCATTACTTCTTTCGGTTTCGGTCAAAAGGGTGGTCAAGCCATCGTGGTCCATCCAGACTACCTATACGGTGCCATCACCGAAGACAGATACAATGAGTATGTTGCCAAGGTCAGTGCCAGAGAGAAGAGCGCTTACAAGTTCTTCCACAACGGTATGATCTACAACAAGTTGTTCGTTAGTAAGGAGCATGCTCCATACACTGATGAATTGGAAGAGGATGTTTACCTAGACCCATTAGCCCGTGTCTCTAAGGATAAGAAGTCTGGCTCTTTGACTTTCAACTCTAAGAACATTCAAAGTAAGGACAGCTACATCAATGCCAACACTATCGAAACCGCCAAAATGATTGAAAACATGACCAAGGAGAAGGTCTCTAACGGTGGCGTCGGTGTAGATGTTGAATTAATCACCAGCATCAACGTTGAAAACGATACTTTTATCGAACGCAATTTCACCGCGCAAGAAATAGAGTACTGTAACGCGCAACCTAGCGCACAAAGCTCCTTTGCTGGAACATGGTCTGCCAAAGAAGCCGTTTTCAAGTCCTTAGGCGTCAGGTCCCTAGGTGGTGGTGCTGCATTGAAGGACATCGAAATTGTGCGTGTTAACAAGAATGGGCCTGCCGTTGAACTGCACGGTAACGCCAAGAAGGTCGCTGAGCAAGCTGGTATTACCGATGTGAAGGTATCCATTTCTCACGATGACCTTCAAGCCGTCGCGGTCGCCATTTCTACtaaaaaatag
- the USV1 gene encoding Usv1p (transcription factor containing a C2H2 zinc finger~similar to YPL230W) — MENTTNRNTAGVLTSNNRSFATNSVAASTPKRSKSARRKTFKCTGYDGCTMSFTRAEHLARHIRKHTGEKPFQCPACLKFFSRVDNLKQHRESVHAHKNHHASSSHQRKPSSSSLSSSSSASSSSSATSSTSYSDPSRKINTVGVNMPMMAENEKAPQITHSSPEFITSARGIPPISPRSIYNTQRQQQQQPPYYFPPSHPITDSYYQYPLPSNSTTVNYLPSIDVQYPLNVSPTSVAHPATEAMVSSFPPRSIPSVSFKYNDSADFPARTAMNNYNIRPNNINVNTNTNIINSNPDSFSPPFSMPAAGAEARPIVFPQHQQAFSRQPNGNNNNNMSLSKNDSEKGENFKNNNDDDNDNSNKKRSEALSESDISVNTNKKRLSVDYILT, encoded by the coding sequence ATGGAAAATACCACGAATCGTAATACTGCCGGTGTTCTTACGAGCAACAATAGGAGTTTTGCCACCAACAGTGTAGCGGCATCCACTCCGAAGAGGTCCAAAAGTGCTCGAAGGAAAACGTTTAAATGCACCGGGTACGATGGTTGTACGATGTCCTTCACTAGAGCGGAGCATCTTGCACGTCATATAAGAAAGCACACGGGAGAAAAGCCGTTTCAATGTCCTGCGTGTTTGAAATTCTTCAGTAGAGTTGACAATTTGAAACAGCACCGGGAGTCGGTCCATGCACATAAAAATCACCATGCTTCTAGCTCGCATCAGCGTAAgccttcatcttcgtctttATCCTCGTCTTCCTCTGCATCTTCGTCGTCTTCCGCTACGTCATCTACATCATATAGCGATCCTTCCAGGAAAATCAATACTGTTGGCGTTAATATGCCGATGATGGcagaaaacgaaaaagcGCCCCAAATAACACATTCTTCGCCAGAGTTCATTACCAGCGCGAGAGGCATTCCACCCATTTCTCCAAGATCCATTTATAATACTCAGcgacaacaacaacaacagccCCCCTACTATTTTCCTCCTTCCCACCCAATTACTGATAGCTACTACCAGTACCCTCTTCCCAGTAACAGTACCACCGTCAATTATCTACCATCAATAGATGTACAGTACCCGTTGAATGTGAGTCCTACTTCAGTGGCCCATCCGGCCACAGAGGCAATGGTATCGTCTTTTCCTCCGAGATCCATACCAAGTGTTTCCTTCAAATATAATGATTCAGCCGACTTCCCAGCTCGGACAGCTATGAACAACTATAACATTAGACCAAATAATATCAACGTTAATACTAACACTAATATAATCAACAGCAATCCTGATTCATTCTCTCCGCCATTTTCTATGCCAGCGGCAGGTGCTGAAGCAAGACCAATTGTTTTCCCGCAGCATCAGCAGGCATTCAGCCGACAACCGAATGgcaataacaacaataatatgTCTTTGTCGAAAAATGACAGTGAAAAGGGAGAGAATTTCaagaataataatgatgacgaCAATGATAATAGCAATAAGAAGAGGTCGGAAGCACTATCAGAGTCCGATATTTCGGTCAATACCAATAAGAAGAGGCTAAGTGTTGATTACATATTGACTTGA